Proteins encoded by one window of Bactrocera oleae isolate idBacOlea1 chromosome 4, idBacOlea1, whole genome shotgun sequence:
- the LOC138856943 gene encoding uncharacterized protein, which yields MPSTPRSKAIARKRGVKEIIADDSETPKTSRQINTLRQAQVEKEEVMENQVQLQQLIQLLSLKIQADEVVQNTPKVSMEGFGKVVADFDVETVPVENWLENFELNADAYGLNERQKYAQARSKMTKTAQLFLESDLVGSYEELKAALLTEFQQKLGSAEVHEKLANRKKLQTESFHEYVLQMKKIAALGNVEIKSVIRYIDNGLGIKDEYKFIMHACKTYDELEERYENFELIDKSTTKTQHYSGGQQNQNSNNKRTVRCFNCGSPEHMKKDCNIGTKCFKCDAASHISTSCPQSVKLVRVVQDCKRLKNIILNGVEVACLVDTGADVTIVKHSVYMKLVDVVLSPCCSLLRGLGKTGTVPLGIFTGAVQIDDMETVQNFIVVADEKIEDDALLGYDFLAKFQFTLDANGFKFSSLSACPEIADVNQISIHDYDCTVSNVNAPLQFAPMIRNLIEEYRPTSLLVESPVQLRVVPDDKIKPFRHQPSRHPPVEAEAVKKQVDDWLKEGIVRPSTSSFASRTVVVKKKDATYRICIDYRQLNSMVLKDCFPVPIIEDVLEKLQSAKVFVSLDLENSYFHVSVEESSRKYTAFITKEGLYEFNRTPFGFCNSPAAFIRFINHIFQEFVSRNILQLYMDDIIIYGQTNNECIEKLKGASTELHTDASKDGFGATLLQNFEDQLHPIFYWSKKTSPSESGRNSYILEVKAAYLAMKKFRHYLLGVPFKLVTDNIALTQTIQKKDVPREVAEWILYMADFDFKTEHRAGERMRHVDCLSRYANEIFVVSSEISCRLKAAQQKDEYIQAIRTILEERPYNNFKVKGGILFKFVQGNDLIVVPKIMEREIISEAHGVGHYASQKTIHSIQQQFWIPHLESKIMFGVKMHNKSSDRLLELLENEMFEEFYKERQIVRQTAKEQIQKAQDMYKKQYDKKRKGEVIYKEGDLVAVKRTQFVAGKKLASAFLGPYVVTKAKRNGRYEVRKAVQGEGPNKTHTSADNMKLWKYAENNDDDLSSGTDDVEQDGRV from the exons atgcCAAGTACGCCGCGTTCAAAAGCGATTGCAAGAAAAAGAGGTGTAAAAGAAATAATAGCAGACGACAGTGAGACACCAAAAACGTCGCGACAAATAAATACACTAAGGCAAGCACAAGTGGAAAAAGAAGAAGTGATGGAAAATCAAgtacaattacaacaacttaTTCAACTGCTGAGTTTGAAAATTCAAGCTGATGAGGTGGTGCAAAACACTCCAAAAGTCTCAATGGAGGGTTTTGGTAAAGTTGTAGCAGATTTTGACGTCGAGACGGTGCCGGTCGAAAATTGGCTtgaaaatttcgagttaaatgcTGATGCGTATGGGCTAAACGAGAGGCAAAAATATGCTCAAGCGCGGTCAAAGATGACAAAAACAGCGCAGTTGTTCTTGGAATCGGATCTGGTAGGCTCGTACGAAGAATTAAAAGCAGCGCTGTTGACAGAGTTTCAACAAAAATTAGGAAGTGCGGAGGTACATGAGAAACTAGCAAATAGGAAGAAACTGCAAACAGAGAGTTTCCACGAATATGTTTTACAAATGAAGAAAATAGCTGCACTGGGCAATGTTGAAATCAAGTCTGTCATACGTTATATAGATAACGGATTAGGTATCAAAGACGAATATAAATTCATAATGCATGCTTGTAAAACTTACGATGAACTCGAAGAGCGGTATGAAAATTTTGAACTGATAGATAAGAGCACGACAAAAACGCAGCATTACAGTGGTGGCCAGCAAAATCagaacagcaacaataaaaggACGGTTCGTTGCTTCAATTGTGGATCGCCTGAACACATGAAGAAAGATTGTAATATTGGAACGAAGTGCTTCAAGTGTGATGCTGCAAGCCATATATCAACAAGTTGCCCGcagtcagtaaaattggtgcGAGTGGTTCAAGATTGCAAACGGCTCAAGAACATTATATTAAATGGTGTTGAAGTTGCGTGCCTGGTTGACACGGGTGCTGATGTTACGATTGTGAAGCATTCTGTGTACATGAAGCTAGTTGATGTTGTGTTAAGTCCATGTTGTTCTTTGTTGCGTGGACTGGGCAAAACGGGCACTGTGCCGCTTGGAATATTTACGGGAGCTGTTCAAATAGACGATATGGAgactgtgcaaaatttcatcgTGGTGGCAGATGAAAAAATAGAAGATGATGCTCTACTGGGATATGACTTTCTCGCAAAGTTTCAATTTACACTGGATGCAAATGGGTTTAAGTTTTCGTCGTTGTCAGCTTGCCCGGAAATAGCTGACGTTAATCAGATAAGTATTCATGATTATGATTGTACTGTAAGTAATGTGAATGCTCCTCTCCAGTTTGCTCCCATGATACGGAATCTGATAGAGGAATATCGGCCAACCTCGCTACTTGTTGAGTCACCTGTGCAGCTAAGAGTTGTCCCGGATGACAAAATTAAACCATTTCGCCATCAACCAAGTCGACATCCTCCAGTTGAAGCTGAAGCCGTTAAAAAGCAAGTTGATGATTGGTTGAAAGAAGGAATCGTTCGACCATCTACCTCCAGCTTCGCCAGCAGAACCGTCGTAGTGAAGAAAAAAGACGCCACTTACAGAATTTGTATTGACTATCGCCAATTAAACAGCATGGTGCTGAAGGATTGCTTTCCTGTGCCGATAATAGAAGATGTACTCGAGAAGCTGCAATCCGCCAAGGTGTTTGTGTCATTGGACTTAGAGAACAGTTATTTTCACGTCTCAGTAGAAGAATCAAGTCGAAAATATACTGCGTTCATCACCAAAGAAGGCTTATATGAGTTCAATAGAACGCCATTCGGATTCTGCAATTCTCCTGCGGCGTTTATAAGATTCATAAACCACATATTTCAGGAGTTTGTATCACGGAACATTCTACAGCTTTACATGGatgatattataatatatggcCAGACTAACAACGAATGTATTGAGAAACTCAA AGGTGCATCGACGGAGTTGCACACAGATGCTTCAAAGGACGGGTTTGGTGCCACAttgttacaaaattttgaaGATCAATTGCACCCTATATTTTATTGGAGCAAAAAGACGAGCCCAAGTGAATCAGGACGAAACAGTTATATTTTGGAAGTAAAGGCTGCTTATCTAGCTATGAAGAAATTTCGCCATTATTTGCTTGGTGTACCGTTTAAGTTGGTTACTGACAACATAGCGCTCACACAAACCATTCAGAAGAAAGACGTTCCACGAGAGGTAGCAGAATGGATTTTGTACATGGCAGACTTCGACTTCAAGACGGAGCATCGGGCGGGTGAAAGAATGCGTCACGTGGATTGTCTCAGCCGTTATGCCAACGAGATTTTCGTCGTATCCTCAGAGATATCTTGTCGGTTAAAGGCTGCACAACAAAAAGACGAATATATTCAGGCCATACGCACGATATTAGAAGAACGACCATACAACAACTTTAAAGTGAAGGGAGGAATTTTGTTCAAGTTTGTCCAAGGAAATGATTTGATTGTTGTACCTAAAATAATGGAACGTGAAATTATAAGCGAAGCTCATGGAGTCGGACATTATGCAAGTCAGAAGACCATACATTCTATACAACAGCAGTTTTGGATTCCACATCTAGAGAGCAAG ATAATGTTTGGAGTAAAAATGCATAATAAATCCAGCGACAGACTATTGGAACTTTTGGAGAATGAAATGTTTGAAGAATTTTACAAAGAGAGGCAAATAGTGCGACAGACGGCTAAGGAGCAAATACAAAAGGCTCAagatatgtataaaaaacaGTATGATAAAAAACGCAAAGGAGAAGTCATATACAAAGAAGGTGATCTGGTTGCAGTAAAGCGTACTCAGTTTGTAGCTGGAAAGAAGTTGGCAAGCGCTTTTCTAGGACCATATGtagtaacaaaagcaaaacgCAATGGCAGATATGAAGTTCGAAAAGCTGTCCAAGGAGAAGGCCCCAATAAAACGCATACGAGTGCTGATAATATGAAGCTATGGAAGTATGCTGAAAACAATGACGATGACTTATCGTCTGGGACAGACGATGTTGAGCAGGATGGCCGAGTGTAA